A region from the Inhella inkyongensis genome encodes:
- a CDS encoding FAD:protein FMN transferase — protein MGLPRLNRRRFAQGALLAPCMELALAGPDVQRQSRVLMGTRVQIVAPGRAADLAPALAAAWAEMARLEALLSRYRDDNPVAALAARAGRQPLRVAPELVAVLQQARTVSARSAGAFDVTVGAYRDWHFESGEPVSQPPSAERLRAQARQVDWRAIEIDGEQVLLNRPGMRLDLGGIAKLPILAAGLQTLRQHGLRDALIDGGGDIGAMGQIDGRPWRVGLRDPLAPQRLLGTVAVRDGWVASSGDYERSFVHQGRLYHHVLDPRSGEPAQGLHGISLMASDWRSINGLGTALMVRGLGAIERWTGPSIQAVAVAPGARRWQSLSLRLASA, from the coding sequence ATGGGCCTGCCGCGTTTGAACCGACGTCGCTTCGCTCAGGGGGCGCTGTTGGCGCCCTGCATGGAGCTGGCGCTGGCAGGGCCCGACGTGCAGCGCCAGAGCAGGGTCCTGATGGGCACGCGGGTGCAGATCGTGGCGCCCGGCCGTGCAGCAGACTTGGCGCCCGCCCTGGCGGCTGCCTGGGCCGAGATGGCGCGGCTGGAGGCCCTGCTCAGTCGCTATCGCGACGACAACCCCGTGGCCGCACTGGCCGCGCGAGCCGGTCGCCAGCCCCTGCGGGTGGCGCCCGAGCTGGTGGCGGTGTTGCAGCAGGCTCGGACGGTGTCGGCCCGCAGTGCGGGGGCCTTTGACGTCACAGTGGGCGCTTACCGTGATTGGCATTTCGAGTCGGGCGAACCAGTCTCTCAGCCGCCCAGCGCCGAGCGCCTGCGAGCCCAGGCGCGCCAGGTGGATTGGCGCGCCATCGAGATCGACGGTGAGCAGGTGCTGCTGAACCGCCCTGGCATGCGCCTGGATCTGGGCGGTATCGCCAAGCTACCCATCCTGGCCGCTGGACTGCAAACCTTGCGTCAGCACGGGCTGAGAGATGCACTCATCGATGGCGGTGGTGACATCGGCGCGATGGGCCAAATCGACGGCCGGCCTTGGCGGGTGGGCTTGCGCGACCCGCTGGCGCCCCAGCGACTGCTGGGCACGGTCGCCGTGCGCGACGGCTGGGTGGCGTCCTCAGGGGACTATGAGCGGAGCTTTGTGCACCAGGGCCGCCTCTATCACCATGTGTTGGACCCGCGCAGCGGCGAGCCGGCGCAGGGCTTGCACGGCATCAGCCTGATGGCCTCGGACTGGCGATCGATCAACGGGCTGGGGACGGCCCTGATGGTGCGTGGCTTGGGCGCGATTGAGCGCTGGACGGGTCCATCGATTCAGGCGGTGGCCGTCGCGCCGGGGGCGCGTCGGTGGCAAAGCCTCAGTCTTAGGCTAGCCAGCGCTTGA
- a CDS encoding substrate-binding periplasmic protein, protein MKAFTRRHSFGLGLGLSCALAGAAHSNPAARPLRIGSFGVTPYVMDAGRGPIGALVDYFAKEVAPHAGLALQWQSLMTVPRLLRELQEGGVDCCPMLTATPERFTQVRFAAQSHWRFESVLALRPDHPLADKARLQPEDLDRHRIGWIQGSPLPPELERPRIQWDLTSVLVWERSILTRVARGQLDGGYFSNPATPAWHARAEGLELALRPLDVPIRALYTAFSPRLDPAVQARIEAANASHAARLETYLKRWLA, encoded by the coding sequence GTGAAAGCCTTCACCCGGCGCCACAGTTTCGGGCTGGGGCTGGGCTTGAGTTGCGCACTGGCGGGCGCCGCTCATTCAAACCCGGCTGCGCGCCCCTTGCGCATCGGCAGCTTTGGCGTCACCCCGTATGTGATGGATGCTGGCCGAGGGCCGATCGGTGCTCTGGTGGACTACTTCGCCAAGGAAGTGGCGCCGCATGCGGGTCTGGCCTTGCAGTGGCAGAGCTTGATGACCGTGCCCCGGCTGCTGCGGGAGTTGCAAGAAGGCGGCGTGGACTGCTGCCCCATGTTGACCGCGACCCCGGAGCGATTCACGCAGGTGCGTTTCGCAGCCCAAAGCCATTGGCGCTTCGAGTCCGTACTGGCCTTGCGACCCGACCATCCGCTGGCCGACAAGGCCCGCCTTCAGCCCGAAGACTTGGATCGGCATCGCATCGGCTGGATCCAAGGCAGCCCGCTGCCGCCCGAACTGGAGCGCCCGCGCATCCAGTGGGACCTGACCAGCGTGCTGGTCTGGGAGCGCAGCATCCTCACACGGGTGGCGCGCGGCCAACTCGATGGCGGGTATTTCTCCAACCCCGCCACCCCCGCCTGGCATGCGCGTGCCGAAGGCCTGGAGTTGGCGCTACGCCCCTTGGACGTGCCCATCCGGGCCCTCTACACCGCCTTCAGTCCGCGCTTGGATCCTGCAGTTCAGGCACGCATCGAGGCCGCCAATGCGAGCCACGCAGCACGGCTGGAGACCTACCTCAAGCGCTGGCTAGCCTAA
- a CDS encoding c-type cytochrome — MKKLSIALSPLALAVLLTACGKKDETPAASTTPAQPVAADTAPAAAPSPTAELGKSIYGKTCAMCHGAGVAGAPKPGDKADWAPRIAQGNDTLYKHAIEGFTGTKGMMPARGGGASLTDEQVKAAVDFMVGQSK, encoded by the coding sequence ATGAAAAAGCTTTCCATCGCCCTGTCCCCTTTGGCACTGGCTGTTTTGCTGACGGCCTGTGGCAAGAAGGACGAGACCCCGGCGGCCAGCACCACCCCCGCCCAGCCGGTGGCTGCTGATACGGCGCCTGCCGCCGCACCGTCACCCACAGCGGAACTCGGCAAGTCCATCTACGGCAAGACCTGCGCGATGTGCCACGGTGCGGGTGTGGCCGGCGCGCCCAAGCCTGGTGACAAAGCCGACTGGGCACCGCGCATCGCCCAGGGCAATGACACGCTCTACAAGCACGCCATCGAGGGCTTCACCGGCACCAAGGGCATGATGCCCGCACGCGGCGGTGGCGCTTCCTTGACCGATGAGCAGGTCAAGGCGGCGGTCGACTTCATGGTCGGGCAATCGAAGTAA